In Pongo pygmaeus isolate AG05252 chromosome 13, NHGRI_mPonPyg2-v2.0_pri, whole genome shotgun sequence, one genomic interval encodes:
- the GOLGA2 gene encoding golgin subfamily A member 2 isoform X4, which produces MWPQPRLPPRPAMSEETRQSKLAAAKKKLREYQQRNSPGVPTGAKKKKKIKNGNNPETTTSDGCHSPEDTPKDNAATLQPSDDTVLPGGVPFPGASLTSMAASQNHDADNVPNLMDETKTFSSTESLRQLSQQLNGLVCESTTCVNGEGPASSANLKDLEKQQNQEITDQLEEEKKECHQKQGALREQLQVHIQTIGILVSEKAELQTALAHTQHAARQKEGESEDLASRLQYSRRRVGELERALSAVSTQQKKADRYNKELTKERDALRLELYKNTQSNEDLKQEKSELEEKLRVLVTEKAGMQLNLEELQKKLEMTELLLQQFSSRCEAPDANQQLQQAMEERAQLEAHLGQVMESVRQLQMERDKYAENLKGESAMWRQRMQQMSEQVHTLREEKECSMSRVQELETSLAELRNQMAEPPPPEPPAGPSEVEQQLQAEAEHLRKELESLAGQLQAQVQDNEGLSRLNREQEERLLELERAAELWGEQAEARRQILETMQNDRTTISRALSQNRELKEQLAELQSGFVKLTNENMEITSALQSEQHVKRELGKKLGELQEKLSELKETVELKSQEAQSLQQQRDQYLGHLQQYVAAYQQQVATYQQLTSEKEALHNQLLLQTQLVDQLQQQEAQGKAVAEMARQELQETQERLEAVTQQNQQLRAQLSLIAHPGEGDGLDREEEDEEEAEAVAVPRPMPSIPEDLESREAMVAFFNSAVASAEEEQARLRGQLKEQRVRCRHLAHLLASAQKEPEAAAPAPGTGGDSVCGETHRALQGAMEKLQSRFMELMQEKADLKERVEELEHRCIQLSGETDTIGEYIALYQSQRAVLKERHREKEEYISRLAQDKEEMKVKLLELQELVLRLVGDRNEWHGRFLAAAQNPADEPASGAAAPQELGAADQQSDLCEVSLAGSVEPAQGEAREGSPRDNPTAQQIMQLLREMQNPRERPGLGSNPCIPFFYRADENDEVKITVI; this is translated from the exons ACACCCAAGGACAATGCTGCTACTCTACAACCATCTGACGACACCGTGTTACCTGGCGGTGTCCCTTTCCCTGGTGCCAGTCTCACTAGCATGGCGGCATCTCAG AATCATGATGCTGACAATGTCCCTAATCTCATGGATGAAACCAA GACTTTCTCATCAACCGAGAGCCTGCGACAACTCTCCCAACAGCTCAATGGTCTTGTTTGTGAG TCTACGACATGTGTCAATGGGGAGGGCCCTGCATCATCTGCTAACCTGAAGGATCTGGAG AAACAACAGAACCAAGAAATTACGGATCAGTTGGAAGAA gaaaagaaagaatgccACCAAAAGCAGGGAGCCCTAAGGGAGCAGTTACAG GTTCACATTCAGACCATAGGGATCCTCGTATCAGAGAAAGCTGAGTTACAGACAGCCCTGGCTCACACTCAGCATGCTGCCAGGCAGAAAGAAG GAGAGTCCGAAGATCTGGCCAGCCGCCTGCAGTATTCCCGGCGGCGTGTGGGAGAGTTGGAGCGGGCTCTCTCTGCTGTCTCCACGCAGCAGAAGAAGGCAGACAGG TACAACAAGGAGTTAACCAAAGAGAGAGATGCCCTCAGGCTGGAGTTATACAAGAACAC CCAAAGCAATGAGGACCTGAAGCAAGAGAAATCAGAATTGGAAGAGAAGCTTCGGGTCCTAGTGACTGAGAAGGCTGGCATGCAGCTTAACTTGGAAGAATTGCAAAAGAAGTTAGAGATGACGGAACTCCTGCTTCAACAG TTTTCAAGCCGGTGTGAAGCCCCTGATGCTAACCAGCAGTTACAGCAGGCCATGGAGGAGCGGGCACAGCTGGAAGCACACCTGGGGCAG gtaATGGAGTCGGTTAGACAACTACAAATGGAGAGAGATAAATATGCGGAGAATCTCAAAGGAGAGAGCGCCATGTGGCGGCAGAGGATGCAACAGATGTCAGAGCAG GTGCACACATTGAGAGAGGAGAAGGAATGTAGCATGAGTCGGGTACAGGAGCTGGAGACGAGCTTGGCTGAACTGAGGAACCAGATGG CTGAACCCCCACCCCCAGAGCCCCCAGCAGGGCCCTCCGAGGTGGAGCAGCAGCTACAAGCGGAGGCTGAGCACCTGCGGAAGGAGCTGGAGAGTCTGGCAGGACAGCTCCAAGCCCAGGTGCAAGACAATGAGGGCTTGAGTCGCCTGAACCGGGAGCAGGAAGAGAGGCTGCTGGAACTGGAGCGGGCGGCCGAGCTCTGGGGGGAGCAGGCAGAGGCGCGCAGGCAAATCCTGGAGACCATGCAGAACGACCGCACCACCATCAGCCGCGCACTCTCCCAGAACCGGGAGCTCAAGGAGCAGCTGGCTGAGCTGCAGAGCGGATTCGTAAAGCTG ACTAATGAGAACATGGAGATCACCAGCGCACTGCAGTCGGAGCAGCACGTCAAGAGGGAGCTGGGAAAGAAGCTGGGCGAGCTGCAGGAGAAGCTGAGCGAGCTGAAGGAAACG GTGGAGCTGAAGAGCCAAGAGGCTCAAAGTCTGCAGCAGCAGCGAGACCAGTACCTGGGACACCTGCAGCAGTACGTGGCCGCCTATCAGCAGCAGGTGGCCACCTATCAGCAGCTGACCTCTGAGAAGGAGGCGCTGCATAATCAGTTACTGCTGCAGACCCAGCTGGTGgaccagctgcagcagcaggaagcTCAGGGCAAAGCAGTGGCCGAGATGGCCCGCCAAGAGTTGCAAGAAACCCAG GAGCGCCTGGAAGCTGTCACCCAGCAGAACCAGCAGCTACGGGCCCAGTTGAGCCTCATTGCTCACCCTGGGGAAG GAGATGGACTGGAccgggaggaggaggatgaggaggaggcagaggcggtGGCAGTGCCTCGGCCCATGCCAAGCATCCCAGAGGACCTGGAGAGCCGGGAAGCCATG GTGGCATTTTTCAACTCAGCTGTAGCCAGTGCCGAGGAGGAGCAGGCAAGGCTACGTGGGCAGCTGAAGGAGCAAAGGGTGCGCTGCCGGCACCTGGCTCACCTGCTGGCGTCGGCCCAGAAGGAGCCTgaggcagcagccccagccccagggacTGGGGGTGATTCTGTGTGTGGGGAGACCCACCGGGCCCTGCAGGGGGCCATGGAGAAGCTGCAG AGCCGCTTTATGGAGCTCATGCAGGAGAAGGCGGACCTGAAGGAGAGGGTAGAGGAACTGGAACATCGCTGCATCCAGCTTTCTGGAGAGACAGACACCATTG GAGAGTACATCGCACTGTACCAGAGCCAGAGGGCAGTGCTGAAAGAGCGGCACCGGGAGAAGGAGGAGTACATCAGCAGGCTGGCTCAAGACAAGGAGGAGATGAAG GTGAAGCTGCTGGAGCTGCAGGAGCTGGTCTTACGGCTTGTGGGCGACCGCAACGAGTGGCATGGCAGATTCCTGGCAGCTGCCCAGAATCCTGCTGATGAGCCCGCTTCAGGGGCCGCAGCCCCCCAGGAACTTGGGGCTGCCGACCAGCAGAGTG ATCTTTGCGAGGTGAGCCTCGCCGGCAGTGTGGAGCCTGCCCAaggagaggccagggagggtTCTCCCCGTGACAACCCCACTGCACAGCAGATCATGCAGCTGCTTCGTGAGATGCAGAACCCCCGGGAGCGCCCAGGCTTGGGCAGCAACCcctgcattccttttttttacCGGGCTGACGAGAATGATGAGGTGAAGATCACTGTCATCTAA
- the GOLGA2 gene encoding golgin subfamily A member 2 isoform X3: MWPQPRLPPRPAMSEETRQSKLAAAKKKLREYQQRNSPGVPTGAKKKKKIKNGNNPETTTSDGCHSPEDTPKDNAATLQPSDDTVLPGGVPFPGASLTSMAASQNHDADNVPNLMDETKTFSSTESLRQLSQQLNGLVCESTTCVNGEGPASSANLKDLESRYQQLAVALDSSYVTNKQLNITIEKLKQQNQEITDQLEEEKKECHQKQGALREQLQVHIQTIGILVSEKAELQTALAHTQHAARQKEGESEDLASRLQYSRRRVGELERALSAVSTQQKKADRYNKELTKERDALRLELYKNTQSNEDLKQEKSELEEKLRVLVTEKAGMQLNLEELQKKLEMTELLLQQFSSRCEAPDANQQLQQAMEERAQLEAHLGQVMESVRQLQMERDKYAENLKGESAMWRQRMQQMSEQVHTLREEKECSMSRVQELETSLAELRNQMAEPPPPEPPAGPSEVEQQLQAEAEHLRKELESLAGQLQAQVQDNEGLSRLNREQEERLLELERAAELWGEQAEARRQILETMQNDRTTISRALSQNRELKEQLAELQSGFVKLTNENMEITSALQSEQHVKRELGKKLGELQEKLSELKETVELKSQEAQSLQQQRDQYLGHLQQYVAAYQQQVATYQQLTSEKEALHNQLLLQTQLVDQLQQQEAQGKAVAEMARQELQETQERLEAVTQQNQQLRAQLSLIAHPGEGDGLDREEEDEEEAEAVAVPRPMPSIPEDLESREAMVAFFNSAVASAEEEQARLRGQLKEQRVRCRHLAHLLASAQKEPEAAAPAPGTGGDSVCGETHRALQGAMEKLQSRFMELMQEKADLKERVEELEHRCIQLSGETDTIGEYIALYQSQRAVLKERHREKEEYISRLAQDKEEMKVKLLELQELVLRLVGDRNEWHGRFLAAAQNPADEPASGAAAPQELGAADQQSDLCEVSLAGSVEPAQGEAREGSPRDNPTAQQIMQLLREMQNPRERPGLGSNPCIPFFYRADENDEVKITVI; this comes from the exons ACACCCAAGGACAATGCTGCTACTCTACAACCATCTGACGACACCGTGTTACCTGGCGGTGTCCCTTTCCCTGGTGCCAGTCTCACTAGCATGGCGGCATCTCAG AATCATGATGCTGACAATGTCCCTAATCTCATGGATGAAACCAA GACTTTCTCATCAACCGAGAGCCTGCGACAACTCTCCCAACAGCTCAATGGTCTTGTTTGTGAG TCTACGACATGTGTCAATGGGGAGGGCCCTGCATCATCTGCTAACCTGAAGGATCTGGAG AGCCGGTACCAACAGCTAGCGGTAGCCCTGGACTCCAGCTATGtaacaaacaaacaactcaatATCACGATAGAGAAATTG AAACAACAGAACCAAGAAATTACGGATCAGTTGGAAGAA gaaaagaaagaatgccACCAAAAGCAGGGAGCCCTAAGGGAGCAGTTACAG GTTCACATTCAGACCATAGGGATCCTCGTATCAGAGAAAGCTGAGTTACAGACAGCCCTGGCTCACACTCAGCATGCTGCCAGGCAGAAAGAAG GAGAGTCCGAAGATCTGGCCAGCCGCCTGCAGTATTCCCGGCGGCGTGTGGGAGAGTTGGAGCGGGCTCTCTCTGCTGTCTCCACGCAGCAGAAGAAGGCAGACAGG TACAACAAGGAGTTAACCAAAGAGAGAGATGCCCTCAGGCTGGAGTTATACAAGAACAC CCAAAGCAATGAGGACCTGAAGCAAGAGAAATCAGAATTGGAAGAGAAGCTTCGGGTCCTAGTGACTGAGAAGGCTGGCATGCAGCTTAACTTGGAAGAATTGCAAAAGAAGTTAGAGATGACGGAACTCCTGCTTCAACAG TTTTCAAGCCGGTGTGAAGCCCCTGATGCTAACCAGCAGTTACAGCAGGCCATGGAGGAGCGGGCACAGCTGGAAGCACACCTGGGGCAG gtaATGGAGTCGGTTAGACAACTACAAATGGAGAGAGATAAATATGCGGAGAATCTCAAAGGAGAGAGCGCCATGTGGCGGCAGAGGATGCAACAGATGTCAGAGCAG GTGCACACATTGAGAGAGGAGAAGGAATGTAGCATGAGTCGGGTACAGGAGCTGGAGACGAGCTTGGCTGAACTGAGGAACCAGATGG CTGAACCCCCACCCCCAGAGCCCCCAGCAGGGCCCTCCGAGGTGGAGCAGCAGCTACAAGCGGAGGCTGAGCACCTGCGGAAGGAGCTGGAGAGTCTGGCAGGACAGCTCCAAGCCCAGGTGCAAGACAATGAGGGCTTGAGTCGCCTGAACCGGGAGCAGGAAGAGAGGCTGCTGGAACTGGAGCGGGCGGCCGAGCTCTGGGGGGAGCAGGCAGAGGCGCGCAGGCAAATCCTGGAGACCATGCAGAACGACCGCACCACCATCAGCCGCGCACTCTCCCAGAACCGGGAGCTCAAGGAGCAGCTGGCTGAGCTGCAGAGCGGATTCGTAAAGCTG ACTAATGAGAACATGGAGATCACCAGCGCACTGCAGTCGGAGCAGCACGTCAAGAGGGAGCTGGGAAAGAAGCTGGGCGAGCTGCAGGAGAAGCTGAGCGAGCTGAAGGAAACG GTGGAGCTGAAGAGCCAAGAGGCTCAAAGTCTGCAGCAGCAGCGAGACCAGTACCTGGGACACCTGCAGCAGTACGTGGCCGCCTATCAGCAGCAGGTGGCCACCTATCAGCAGCTGACCTCTGAGAAGGAGGCGCTGCATAATCAGTTACTGCTGCAGACCCAGCTGGTGgaccagctgcagcagcaggaagcTCAGGGCAAAGCAGTGGCCGAGATGGCCCGCCAAGAGTTGCAAGAAACCCAG GAGCGCCTGGAAGCTGTCACCCAGCAGAACCAGCAGCTACGGGCCCAGTTGAGCCTCATTGCTCACCCTGGGGAAG GAGATGGACTGGAccgggaggaggaggatgaggaggaggcagaggcggtGGCAGTGCCTCGGCCCATGCCAAGCATCCCAGAGGACCTGGAGAGCCGGGAAGCCATG GTGGCATTTTTCAACTCAGCTGTAGCCAGTGCCGAGGAGGAGCAGGCAAGGCTACGTGGGCAGCTGAAGGAGCAAAGGGTGCGCTGCCGGCACCTGGCTCACCTGCTGGCGTCGGCCCAGAAGGAGCCTgaggcagcagccccagccccagggacTGGGGGTGATTCTGTGTGTGGGGAGACCCACCGGGCCCTGCAGGGGGCCATGGAGAAGCTGCAG AGCCGCTTTATGGAGCTCATGCAGGAGAAGGCGGACCTGAAGGAGAGGGTAGAGGAACTGGAACATCGCTGCATCCAGCTTTCTGGAGAGACAGACACCATTG GAGAGTACATCGCACTGTACCAGAGCCAGAGGGCAGTGCTGAAAGAGCGGCACCGGGAGAAGGAGGAGTACATCAGCAGGCTGGCTCAAGACAAGGAGGAGATGAAG GTGAAGCTGCTGGAGCTGCAGGAGCTGGTCTTACGGCTTGTGGGCGACCGCAACGAGTGGCATGGCAGATTCCTGGCAGCTGCCCAGAATCCTGCTGATGAGCCCGCTTCAGGGGCCGCAGCCCCCCAGGAACTTGGGGCTGCCGACCAGCAGAGTG ATCTTTGCGAGGTGAGCCTCGCCGGCAGTGTGGAGCCTGCCCAaggagaggccagggagggtTCTCCCCGTGACAACCCCACTGCACAGCAGATCATGCAGCTGCTTCGTGAGATGCAGAACCCCCGGGAGCGCCCAGGCTTGGGCAGCAACCcctgcattccttttttttacCGGGCTGACGAGAATGATGAGGTGAAGATCACTGTCATCTAA
- the GOLGA2 gene encoding golgin subfamily A member 2 isoform X2: MWPQPRLPPRPAMSEETRQSKLAAAKKKLREYQQRNSPGVPTGAKKKKKIKNGNNPETTTSDGCHSPEDIQDILKVLVSDLNRSNGVALPPLDKWKTPKDNAATLQPSDDTVLPGGVPFPGASLTSMAASQNHDADNVPNLMDETKTFSSTESLRQLSQQLNGLVCESTTCVNGEGPASSANLKDLEKQQNQEITDQLEEEKKECHQKQGALREQLQVHIQTIGILVSEKAELQTALAHTQHAARQKEGESEDLASRLQYSRRRVGELERALSAVSTQQKKADRYNKELTKERDALRLELYKNTQSNEDLKQEKSELEEKLRVLVTEKAGMQLNLEELQKKLEMTELLLQQFSSRCEAPDANQQLQQAMEERAQLEAHLGQVMESVRQLQMERDKYAENLKGESAMWRQRMQQMSEQVHTLREEKECSMSRVQELETSLAELRNQMAEPPPPEPPAGPSEVEQQLQAEAEHLRKELESLAGQLQAQVQDNEGLSRLNREQEERLLELERAAELWGEQAEARRQILETMQNDRTTISRALSQNRELKEQLAELQSGFVKLTNENMEITSALQSEQHVKRELGKKLGELQEKLSELKETVELKSQEAQSLQQQRDQYLGHLQQYVAAYQQQVATYQQLTSEKEALHNQLLLQTQLVDQLQQQEAQGKAVAEMARQELQETQERLEAVTQQNQQLRAQLSLIAHPGEGDGLDREEEDEEEAEAVAVPRPMPSIPEDLESREAMVAFFNSAVASAEEEQARLRGQLKEQRVRCRHLAHLLASAQKEPEAAAPAPGTGGDSVCGETHRALQGAMEKLQSRFMELMQEKADLKERVEELEHRCIQLSGETDTIGEYIALYQSQRAVLKERHREKEEYISRLAQDKEEMKVKLLELQELVLRLVGDRNEWHGRFLAAAQNPADEPASGAAAPQELGAADQQSDLCEVSLAGSVEPAQGEAREGSPRDNPTAQQIMQLLREMQNPRERPGLGSNPCIPFFYRADENDEVKITVI, translated from the exons ACACCCAAGGACAATGCTGCTACTCTACAACCATCTGACGACACCGTGTTACCTGGCGGTGTCCCTTTCCCTGGTGCCAGTCTCACTAGCATGGCGGCATCTCAG AATCATGATGCTGACAATGTCCCTAATCTCATGGATGAAACCAA GACTTTCTCATCAACCGAGAGCCTGCGACAACTCTCCCAACAGCTCAATGGTCTTGTTTGTGAG TCTACGACATGTGTCAATGGGGAGGGCCCTGCATCATCTGCTAACCTGAAGGATCTGGAG AAACAACAGAACCAAGAAATTACGGATCAGTTGGAAGAA gaaaagaaagaatgccACCAAAAGCAGGGAGCCCTAAGGGAGCAGTTACAG GTTCACATTCAGACCATAGGGATCCTCGTATCAGAGAAAGCTGAGTTACAGACAGCCCTGGCTCACACTCAGCATGCTGCCAGGCAGAAAGAAG GAGAGTCCGAAGATCTGGCCAGCCGCCTGCAGTATTCCCGGCGGCGTGTGGGAGAGTTGGAGCGGGCTCTCTCTGCTGTCTCCACGCAGCAGAAGAAGGCAGACAGG TACAACAAGGAGTTAACCAAAGAGAGAGATGCCCTCAGGCTGGAGTTATACAAGAACAC CCAAAGCAATGAGGACCTGAAGCAAGAGAAATCAGAATTGGAAGAGAAGCTTCGGGTCCTAGTGACTGAGAAGGCTGGCATGCAGCTTAACTTGGAAGAATTGCAAAAGAAGTTAGAGATGACGGAACTCCTGCTTCAACAG TTTTCAAGCCGGTGTGAAGCCCCTGATGCTAACCAGCAGTTACAGCAGGCCATGGAGGAGCGGGCACAGCTGGAAGCACACCTGGGGCAG gtaATGGAGTCGGTTAGACAACTACAAATGGAGAGAGATAAATATGCGGAGAATCTCAAAGGAGAGAGCGCCATGTGGCGGCAGAGGATGCAACAGATGTCAGAGCAG GTGCACACATTGAGAGAGGAGAAGGAATGTAGCATGAGTCGGGTACAGGAGCTGGAGACGAGCTTGGCTGAACTGAGGAACCAGATGG CTGAACCCCCACCCCCAGAGCCCCCAGCAGGGCCCTCCGAGGTGGAGCAGCAGCTACAAGCGGAGGCTGAGCACCTGCGGAAGGAGCTGGAGAGTCTGGCAGGACAGCTCCAAGCCCAGGTGCAAGACAATGAGGGCTTGAGTCGCCTGAACCGGGAGCAGGAAGAGAGGCTGCTGGAACTGGAGCGGGCGGCCGAGCTCTGGGGGGAGCAGGCAGAGGCGCGCAGGCAAATCCTGGAGACCATGCAGAACGACCGCACCACCATCAGCCGCGCACTCTCCCAGAACCGGGAGCTCAAGGAGCAGCTGGCTGAGCTGCAGAGCGGATTCGTAAAGCTG ACTAATGAGAACATGGAGATCACCAGCGCACTGCAGTCGGAGCAGCACGTCAAGAGGGAGCTGGGAAAGAAGCTGGGCGAGCTGCAGGAGAAGCTGAGCGAGCTGAAGGAAACG GTGGAGCTGAAGAGCCAAGAGGCTCAAAGTCTGCAGCAGCAGCGAGACCAGTACCTGGGACACCTGCAGCAGTACGTGGCCGCCTATCAGCAGCAGGTGGCCACCTATCAGCAGCTGACCTCTGAGAAGGAGGCGCTGCATAATCAGTTACTGCTGCAGACCCAGCTGGTGgaccagctgcagcagcaggaagcTCAGGGCAAAGCAGTGGCCGAGATGGCCCGCCAAGAGTTGCAAGAAACCCAG GAGCGCCTGGAAGCTGTCACCCAGCAGAACCAGCAGCTACGGGCCCAGTTGAGCCTCATTGCTCACCCTGGGGAAG GAGATGGACTGGAccgggaggaggaggatgaggaggaggcagaggcggtGGCAGTGCCTCGGCCCATGCCAAGCATCCCAGAGGACCTGGAGAGCCGGGAAGCCATG GTGGCATTTTTCAACTCAGCTGTAGCCAGTGCCGAGGAGGAGCAGGCAAGGCTACGTGGGCAGCTGAAGGAGCAAAGGGTGCGCTGCCGGCACCTGGCTCACCTGCTGGCGTCGGCCCAGAAGGAGCCTgaggcagcagccccagccccagggacTGGGGGTGATTCTGTGTGTGGGGAGACCCACCGGGCCCTGCAGGGGGCCATGGAGAAGCTGCAG AGCCGCTTTATGGAGCTCATGCAGGAGAAGGCGGACCTGAAGGAGAGGGTAGAGGAACTGGAACATCGCTGCATCCAGCTTTCTGGAGAGACAGACACCATTG GAGAGTACATCGCACTGTACCAGAGCCAGAGGGCAGTGCTGAAAGAGCGGCACCGGGAGAAGGAGGAGTACATCAGCAGGCTGGCTCAAGACAAGGAGGAGATGAAG GTGAAGCTGCTGGAGCTGCAGGAGCTGGTCTTACGGCTTGTGGGCGACCGCAACGAGTGGCATGGCAGATTCCTGGCAGCTGCCCAGAATCCTGCTGATGAGCCCGCTTCAGGGGCCGCAGCCCCCCAGGAACTTGGGGCTGCCGACCAGCAGAGTG ATCTTTGCGAGGTGAGCCTCGCCGGCAGTGTGGAGCCTGCCCAaggagaggccagggagggtTCTCCCCGTGACAACCCCACTGCACAGCAGATCATGCAGCTGCTTCGTGAGATGCAGAACCCCCGGGAGCGCCCAGGCTTGGGCAGCAACCcctgcattccttttttttacCGGGCTGACGAGAATGATGAGGTGAAGATCACTGTCATCTAA